A window of the Haloquadratum walsbyi C23 genome harbors these coding sequences:
- the trpC gene encoding indole-3-glycerol phosphate synthase, giving the protein MDASEESLAPAVQSILTAAKQRAGGTSRCSVDATSFQSAISATEAAGQTPVIAEIKPTSPTTDGKRDDDPVALASAMVEGGATALSVLTEPEHFGGSVETLAQIRNVVEVPILRKDFIVHESQLDAVAADMILLIARFLDRPETDSLKQLYNAAQNRGFQPLVEVHTRDELERAIEIGASIIGVNNRDLGRLAVTLQTFEQLAPHVPDDVTLIAESGIKTIEHVQQMRAAGADALLIGTAIMNGDVQTNTRRFTTVTDTDIQDTTTETHTS; this is encoded by the coding sequence ATGGACGCTAGTGAAGAATCTCTTGCACCTGCGGTGCAATCAATTCTTACGGCTGCAAAACAGCGTGCTGGTGGCACATCTCGATGTAGCGTCGATGCAACATCGTTTCAGTCAGCTATCTCAGCAACTGAGGCAGCCGGTCAAACCCCAGTCATTGCAGAGATTAAGCCAACCAGTCCAACAACTGATGGAAAGCGAGATGATGACCCGGTTGCACTTGCATCAGCAATGGTCGAGGGTGGTGCAACTGCATTATCAGTATTGACAGAGCCAGAGCATTTCGGTGGGTCGGTTGAGACTCTTGCTCAGATACGCAATGTGGTTGAGGTTCCGATTCTTCGGAAGGACTTCATTGTGCATGAATCTCAACTTGATGCGGTTGCGGCTGATATGATTCTTCTTATTGCGCGGTTTCTCGATAGACCGGAGACAGATTCACTAAAGCAGCTGTATAACGCAGCACAAAATCGTGGATTCCAGCCCTTGGTTGAGGTTCATACCCGTGATGAACTTGAACGTGCAATTGAAATTGGTGCCAGCATTATTGGAGTCAACAACCGTGATCTTGGTCGCCTTGCGGTTACTCTTCAAACCTTTGAGCAACTGGCACCACACGTCCCTGATGATGTCACACTTATTGCCGAGAGTGGTATCAAGACAATTGAGCACGTTCAACAAATGCGTGCGGCTGGAGCCGATGCATTGCTTATCGGGACGGCTATTATGAACGGAGACGTGCAAACAAATACAAGACGGTTTACAACCGTAACAGACACAGACATACAAGACACAACAACGGAGACACATACATCATGA
- a CDS encoding MGMT family protein — MSTELGIFARYFTQIDRAIAVGLASGRVVSVDFQPTVPSDADDDHALLDRINTYLNGDSDHLADVDIALTVPTDQRRVLEATRNVPYGEEVSLDRILRMAGLDEDKTDDQSTAQRALAENPIPLIVPDHRVRDAPSGAPSDVITQLQDIEQIETVS; from the coding sequence ATGAGTACAGAGCTTGGTATTTTCGCTCGGTATTTTACACAAATTGATCGAGCTATCGCAGTCGGGCTTGCAAGTGGACGTGTCGTGAGCGTCGATTTTCAACCGACAGTCCCGAGTGATGCTGATGATGATCACGCATTACTCGATCGTATTAATACATATCTCAACGGTGACTCAGACCATCTCGCAGACGTCGATATTGCACTCACTGTCCCAACAGACCAACGGCGTGTGCTGGAGGCAACACGAAATGTTCCATATGGCGAAGAGGTAAGTCTCGACCGCATTCTCCGGATGGCGGGACTTGATGAAGATAAGACGGATGATCAATCAACTGCCCAGCGTGCGCTTGCTGAGAACCCAATCCCGTTGATTGTTCCTGATCATCGTGTCCGAGATGCGCCAAGCGGGGCGCCATCGGATGTTATTACACAACTTCAAGATATAGAGCAGATTGAAACAGTATCGTGA
- the lonB gene encoding ATP-dependent protease LonB, whose translation MSNDTDSDENPPAEGSGFTDETPDSSQHGDDGLSEEHANAEAGTDTDTGANAGADGRSDDSGREDHDDRGDRDRGHDSYNDSVDTVDPDGPTDRENGSIEELGSDVEVDAEVKDDVDEDDLLGGLKISSTAEIDVPDRLVDQVIGQEHARDVVMKAAKQRRHVMMIGSPGTGKSMLAKAMSELLPKEELQDVLVYHNPDDGNNPKVRTVPAGKGDQIVDAHKEEARKRNQMRSFLMWIIIAIVLGYSLIIAGQILLGILAAGVIYLAFRYGSRGGDAMIPNLIVNNADTATAPFEDATGAHAGALLGDVRHDPFQSGGMETPSHDRVEPGSIHKANKGVLYIDEINTLDIRSQQHLMTAIQEGEFSITGQSERSSGAMVQTEAVPTDFIMIAAGNLDAMENMHPALRSRIKGYGYEVYMDDTIEDTPDMRRKYTRFIAQEVNKDGRLPDYNAEAIEEIILEARRRAGRKGHLTLELRNLGGLVRVAGDIARAADADYVRRDHVLQAKGRSRSIEQQLADDYIERRKDYELQVSDGYQAGRVNGLAVMGEDSGIMLPVMAEVTPSQGPGQVIATGQLKEMAQEAVDNVSAIIKKFSDENISEKDMHIQFVQTGQQGVDGDSASITVATAVISALENVGVDQSLAMTGSLSVRGDVLPVGGVTHKIEAAAKSGCERIIIPAANSQDVMIEEEYEEMVEIIPVSHISEVLDIALEGEAEKDSLVARLKSITGSALSQSKNETVSGPSNPSPQ comes from the coding sequence ATGAGTAACGATACGGACTCAGACGAGAACCCTCCGGCAGAGGGCAGCGGCTTTACCGATGAGACGCCAGACTCGTCACAACATGGCGATGATGGGCTCTCTGAGGAACATGCCAACGCCGAAGCCGGTACTGATACTGATACTGGCGCCAATGCAGGTGCCGATGGCCGTAGCGATGATTCCGGCCGCGAAGACCACGATGATCGCGGTGACCGCGACCGTGGCCATGATAGCTATAATGACTCTGTTGACACGGTTGATCCAGACGGTCCCACAGACCGTGAGAACGGGTCAATTGAAGAACTCGGCAGCGATGTTGAGGTTGACGCTGAGGTTAAAGACGATGTTGACGAAGATGACCTCCTCGGCGGATTAAAAATTAGCTCAACAGCCGAGATTGACGTCCCAGACCGACTTGTCGACCAAGTCATTGGGCAAGAACACGCACGAGACGTCGTCATGAAGGCGGCGAAGCAGCGACGACACGTGATGATGATCGGCTCCCCTGGAACAGGAAAGTCAATGCTTGCAAAAGCAATGTCAGAACTTCTTCCAAAAGAGGAGCTTCAGGACGTTCTTGTCTATCATAACCCAGATGATGGCAATAATCCGAAAGTTCGAACAGTCCCAGCCGGGAAGGGTGACCAGATTGTCGATGCCCACAAAGAGGAGGCACGCAAGCGGAATCAAATGCGCTCGTTCCTTATGTGGATCATCATCGCAATTGTTCTTGGATACTCACTCATCATTGCTGGTCAAATTCTACTTGGGATTCTTGCTGCTGGTGTTATTTACCTTGCATTCCGCTATGGATCGCGCGGTGGCGATGCGATGATTCCAAACCTCATCGTCAACAATGCTGACACGGCAACGGCACCGTTTGAGGACGCAACGGGTGCTCATGCAGGTGCACTCCTTGGTGATGTTCGCCATGACCCATTCCAATCAGGTGGCATGGAAACACCAAGTCACGACCGTGTCGAACCTGGATCAATTCATAAAGCGAATAAGGGTGTGCTGTACATCGATGAGATCAATACCCTTGATATTCGCAGTCAACAGCATTTGATGACCGCTATCCAGGAGGGAGAATTCTCAATTACTGGACAGTCTGAACGATCCTCAGGTGCAATGGTCCAGACAGAGGCGGTCCCAACAGACTTCATTATGATTGCTGCAGGGAATCTTGATGCAATGGAGAATATGCATCCTGCACTTCGGTCACGAATCAAGGGATACGGATATGAAGTGTACATGGATGATACCATTGAGGATACTCCAGATATGCGGCGAAAGTACACTCGATTTATTGCTCAGGAAGTCAATAAAGACGGTCGACTTCCAGATTACAACGCTGAAGCAATTGAGGAAATCATTCTTGAGGCTCGTCGCCGCGCTGGTCGAAAGGGGCACCTCACGCTTGAGCTCAGAAATCTCGGCGGTCTTGTCCGAGTTGCTGGTGATATTGCCCGCGCTGCAGATGCTGATTACGTCAGACGCGATCACGTGCTGCAGGCGAAAGGACGTAGTCGGTCAATTGAACAGCAGCTTGCTGATGACTACATTGAGCGCCGGAAAGACTACGAACTTCAGGTATCCGATGGCTACCAGGCTGGTCGTGTGAATGGTCTGGCTGTGATGGGCGAAGACTCAGGTATTATGCTTCCCGTGATGGCAGAGGTAACACCATCACAGGGTCCTGGTCAGGTCATTGCAACTGGACAACTCAAAGAAATGGCACAAGAGGCTGTTGATAATGTCTCTGCGATCATCAAGAAATTCTCTGATGAGAACATTTCTGAGAAAGATATGCATATCCAGTTTGTTCAGACAGGACAACAGGGTGTTGACGGTGATTCAGCATCAATTACTGTCGCAACAGCAGTAATTTCGGCACTTGAAAACGTTGGTGTCGATCAATCACTCGCAATGACGGGCAGTCTCTCCGTCCGTGGTGACGTTCTGCCAGTTGGTGGCGTCACACACAAGATTGAGGCAGCCGCCAAATCCGGGTGTGAGCGAATCATCATCCCAGCAGCAAATTCACAGGATGTAATGATTGAGGAAGAATACGAGGAAATGGTTGAAATCATTCCCGTCTCACATATCAGCGAAGTGCTTGACATTGCTCTCGAAGGTGAAGCTGAAAAAGACTCACTTGTTGCGCGGCTTAAGAGTATTACCGGATCGGCTCTTTCACAGAGTAAGAACGAAACGGTCTCTGGACCGTCAAACCCAAGTCCGCAATAA
- a CDS encoding SAM hydrolase/SAM-dependent halogenase family protein yields the protein MITLSSDFGSPYPAAMKGVILQTTDARLIDVTHELPRQDVRAAAFWCREIIPYFPSAVHVIVVDPGVGTDRDAIMIRVGDHALIGPDNGVLRPVARQLGEQLQDETMGLKNNIEYFRYEYTEPQSATFHGRDVFAPAAAAIHDCGIASVETLDAVTSVPATATVQCKFPSATIDTDDTTATGEVLVIDDFGNIITNIPGSFLADRAGEMATVGTTTAEVTSTFADVDTGDPLLTVGSHGFVECDVNHGRGTEIFELEVKDTVQIRF from the coding sequence ATGATTACCCTTTCATCTGATTTTGGCTCACCGTACCCTGCTGCGATGAAGGGTGTGATACTACAGACGACTGATGCCCGGCTCATTGATGTGACACATGAACTCCCCCGACAGGATGTCCGAGCGGCGGCGTTTTGGTGTCGAGAGATAATTCCGTATTTTCCATCAGCAGTTCATGTTATTGTTGTTGACCCTGGCGTTGGAACTGATCGTGATGCGATTATGATTCGAGTTGGTGATCATGCTCTAATCGGTCCAGATAATGGTGTTCTTCGACCAGTTGCCCGTCAACTCGGTGAGCAGTTGCAAGATGAAACAATGGGTCTGAAAAATAATATTGAGTACTTCCGGTATGAATATACAGAGCCTCAGTCAGCAACATTTCATGGTCGTGATGTATTTGCGCCAGCTGCCGCCGCGATACATGACTGTGGGATTGCTTCCGTAGAAACACTTGATGCAGTGACATCTGTTCCTGCCACGGCAACAGTGCAATGTAAGTTCCCATCAGCAACAATCGACACTGACGATACGACCGCAACGGGTGAAGTATTAGTTATCGATGATTTTGGCAACATAATAACGAATATTCCAGGATCATTTCTTGCTGACCGGGCTGGTGAGATGGCTACAGTCGGGACAACAACCGCAGAAGTAACATCGACATTTGCTGATGTTGATACCGGTGACCCATTGCTCACTGTTGGGAGTCATGGTTTTGTTGAGTGCGATGTCAACCATGGGCGAGGGACGGAGATATTTGAACTTGAGGTTAAAGATACCGTTCAAATAAGGTTTTGA
- the trpB gene encoding tryptophan synthase subunit beta, with the protein MTQRYADGKFGEYGGQYVPEALMPAIEELTDAYERYVLENEDGFMDEFRARLRDFGGRPTPTEYAERLSERHGCDVYLKREDLLHGGAHKLNNALGQALLAKYMGKERIIAETGAGQHGTATAMAAAHLDMPCEVYMGERDINRQRPNVFRMRLNGSEVTPVTIGRGTLKEAISETMRDWATNVEDTHYIIGSIVGPHPFPSMVRDFHAVISEEARRQVREQTGGLPDAVLACAGGGSNTMGTFAHFIDDTDVDLYAVEAGGSSLEVDEDAGVAPNSASLSTGDEGVLHGARTKLLQDSDGQIMESHSVSSGLDYAGVGPELAHLVDTDRVNPVNVDDEATLAAFHRVSQLEGVIPALETAHAFGYLEEQGSALGDSILINVSGRGDKDLEIAIEETAEHDIDIAPDMSEFAGGL; encoded by the coding sequence ATGACACAACGATACGCAGACGGGAAATTCGGTGAATATGGCGGACAGTACGTTCCAGAGGCATTGATGCCTGCTATTGAGGAATTAACTGACGCGTATGAGCGTTACGTGTTAGAGAATGAAGACGGATTCATGGATGAGTTCCGAGCGCGACTTCGGGATTTCGGTGGTCGACCAACACCAACGGAGTACGCAGAGCGTCTATCAGAGCGACATGGCTGTGATGTATATTTGAAGCGCGAAGATCTTCTCCACGGTGGTGCACACAAACTTAATAATGCCCTCGGACAGGCGTTATTAGCGAAATATATGGGTAAAGAGCGAATTATTGCTGAGACCGGTGCCGGTCAGCATGGCACAGCAACTGCGATGGCAGCCGCTCATCTCGATATGCCCTGTGAAGTGTATATGGGTGAACGCGATATTAATCGACAGCGTCCGAATGTATTCCGAATGCGACTCAACGGGTCAGAGGTAACGCCTGTTACAATCGGTCGTGGAACACTCAAAGAAGCTATCTCTGAAACGATGCGTGATTGGGCAACAAACGTCGAAGACACACATTATATTATTGGCTCAATTGTCGGTCCACATCCCTTCCCGTCGATGGTTCGTGACTTCCACGCAGTTATTTCTGAGGAGGCACGACGACAGGTGCGTGAACAGACCGGTGGACTTCCCGATGCTGTGTTGGCATGTGCTGGTGGAGGGTCAAACACAATGGGGACATTTGCACACTTTATCGATGATACGGATGTTGACCTCTATGCTGTTGAAGCAGGCGGATCAAGTCTTGAGGTTGACGAAGACGCTGGTGTTGCACCGAATTCAGCATCATTATCAACCGGCGATGAGGGCGTTCTGCACGGTGCGCGAACCAAGCTACTGCAGGATAGTGATGGTCAGATTATGGAAAGCCACAGCGTCTCTTCTGGGCTTGATTATGCTGGTGTTGGTCCGGAACTCGCACATCTTGTCGATACGGACCGTGTGAATCCAGTAAATGTTGATGATGAAGCTACACTTGCTGCATTTCATCGAGTCTCACAACTGGAGGGCGTTATTCCAGCACTTGAGACTGCACATGCCTTTGGATATCTTGAAGAACAGGGGAGTGCTCTCGGCGACAGTATATTAATTAATGTTTCCGGACGCGGTGATAAAGATCTGGAAATAGCGATTGAGGAGACCGCTGAACACGACATCGATATTGCTCCCGATATGTCTGAATTCGCTGGAGGATTGTGA
- a CDS encoding CPBP family intramembrane glutamic endopeptidase: MPQWATFVGFTFIITAGLLVLSHASRGAINTTSDMDASTIAGDITQNQTEDSEPRSHSYQDYVAEELSEPVITATHTESDSNAEQNNESDTNDTVGPTQSSTKTTDHIVPSGDTAITDVKHADDEHESYQTRLSTIALLANVTISQGLFAMLLISGAWIARIPVSAFGVGMGPTKALILALGVGTGVILYIGNEVGSGLGAHFGVDNGETLRSALAPETSRGWVVLLFVVLPIIAGFEELLFRGALIGVIATGYNVSPWILAVVSSLAFALGHGAQGRIGIAVTGVFGFVLAAVFVLSNSLLIVIIAHYIVNALEFIVHEGFDIELYSMSDT; this comes from the coding sequence ATGCCACAATGGGCAACCTTCGTTGGATTTACATTTATTATTACTGCCGGGCTTCTGGTTCTCTCACACGCTTCACGTGGAGCGATCAATACTACCTCAGATATGGACGCTTCGACGATAGCTGGTGATATTACCCAGAATCAGACGGAAGATTCGGAACCACGTTCACATTCATATCAAGATTATGTAGCTGAAGAACTCTCTGAACCCGTCATAACAGCTACACACACAGAATCAGATTCTAACGCAGAGCAGAACAACGAGAGTGATACGAACGATACAGTCGGTCCGACTCAGTCATCTACCAAGACAACTGATCATATTGTACCCTCAGGCGATACGGCAATTACCGATGTAAAACACGCTGATGATGAGCATGAGAGCTATCAGACACGGCTATCAACGATAGCGTTACTTGCTAATGTTACTATTTCACAGGGACTATTCGCAATGTTGTTGATTAGTGGTGCATGGATTGCGCGCATTCCTGTCTCAGCATTTGGTGTTGGGATGGGTCCGACGAAAGCGCTCATACTTGCTTTAGGGGTCGGCACGGGTGTTATTCTATATATTGGCAATGAGGTTGGGTCGGGACTTGGCGCGCACTTTGGGGTTGACAATGGCGAGACACTCCGGTCTGCACTTGCCCCCGAGACATCACGTGGATGGGTTGTGCTTTTGTTTGTTGTGTTACCGATTATTGCGGGATTTGAGGAATTATTATTTCGCGGTGCGCTCATAGGCGTCATTGCCACCGGGTACAATGTCTCACCATGGATTTTAGCGGTTGTTTCATCTCTTGCATTTGCGCTTGGACACGGAGCGCAGGGACGAATCGGGATTGCCGTGACAGGGGTGTTTGGATTTGTCCTCGCGGCTGTTTTTGTTCTGAGTAATAGTCTTCTTATTGTGATTATCGCACATTATATCGTGAATGCGCTCGAATTTATCGTACATGAGGGGTTTGATATTGAATTATATTCTATGTCGGACACGTGA
- a CDS encoding SRPBCC family protein encodes MTRTDVTATTHIDAPVAVVFEYLDDPTNQPEFTPSLTRSKPIEELSNGGKRVAYTYSMAGIDLTGEITATTYEPESAIHWEMDGDITGEIKWAFEADGETTIFSYTAQYDIPVPVLDSVVKPFAERYNERELTTALENLRTRIEAGSEE; translated from the coding sequence ATGACACGAACTGATGTCACAGCAACAACGCACATTGATGCTCCTGTTGCAGTGGTGTTTGAGTATTTGGATGATCCAACAAATCAACCAGAATTCACACCAAGTCTGACGCGCTCTAAACCGATTGAAGAACTCTCGAATGGGGGAAAACGCGTTGCATATACATATTCAATGGCTGGAATTGATCTTACCGGTGAGATCACGGCAACAACGTATGAACCCGAATCAGCCATCCACTGGGAGATGGACGGTGATATTACTGGTGAGATTAAATGGGCTTTTGAGGCTGATGGAGAGACGACCATATTCTCATACACTGCACAGTACGATATTCCCGTGCCAGTTCTGGATTCGGTCGTCAAGCCATTCGCTGAGCGATATAATGAGCGTGAACTTACTACAGCACTTGAGAATCTTCGAACCCGTATTGAGGCTGGATCTGAGGAATAA
- the trpA gene encoding tryptophan synthase subunit alpha produces MEGQGLASAFSDGPAFVPYLAAGDPDYESGLAYVEALARGGADIIELGLPFSEPIAEGPTIQSAIVRSLEAGMTPDQFFEFVTDLDVDPTEVPLVCMTYYNLIYQYGDEEGPRPFVKRAADVGLSGFVVPDLPAEESDPLRTACNEFGLDLVFIVAPTTKGDRLNTIMSQVSGYVYVQARLGVTGARDDVSTQTESSLSRLDAYDVPKAVGFGIKTGEHAERIVAGGADGIIVGSALVDIVASGTEAGDSTTTVADRLETKARELTDGVQRGYQKRMPKPDT; encoded by the coding sequence ATGGAAGGACAGGGGCTTGCATCTGCATTCTCTGACGGTCCAGCATTCGTTCCATATCTTGCAGCAGGTGACCCAGATTATGAATCTGGGCTTGCATATGTGGAGGCACTTGCACGCGGTGGCGCTGATATCATTGAACTTGGACTTCCGTTCTCAGAGCCGATTGCTGAAGGACCAACAATCCAGAGTGCTATTGTTCGGTCGCTTGAAGCAGGGATGACTCCAGATCAGTTTTTTGAGTTTGTCACCGACCTCGATGTCGATCCAACTGAGGTTCCACTCGTGTGCATGACGTATTATAATCTCATCTATCAATATGGTGATGAGGAGGGTCCGCGACCGTTTGTTAAACGCGCCGCGGATGTTGGACTCTCAGGATTTGTTGTTCCAGATTTGCCCGCTGAGGAATCAGATCCGCTCCGGACAGCTTGTAATGAGTTTGGGCTTGATCTTGTATTTATTGTCGCTCCAACGACGAAAGGCGACCGACTTAATACGATTATGTCACAGGTATCAGGATATGTCTATGTGCAAGCGCGACTTGGTGTGACTGGTGCCCGTGATGATGTCTCGACACAAACCGAGTCAAGCCTCTCGCGGCTTGATGCATACGATGTCCCGAAGGCAGTCGGATTTGGAATTAAGACCGGAGAGCATGCCGAACGGATTGTCGCTGGTGGTGCTGATGGCATCATCGTTGGAAGTGCATTGGTTGATATCGTTGCTTCGGGGACTGAAGCTGGCGATTCAACAACAACGGTTGCTGACCGACTTGAAACAAAGGCTCGCGAACTTACAGATGGGGTCCAGCGAGGGTATCAAAAACGGATGCCAAAGCCGGATACATGA